In the Advenella kashmirensis WT001 genome, one interval contains:
- a CDS encoding T6SS amidase immunity protein Tai4 family protein, protein MNSRRYFAAALCAIGLMTSSAVHAADAAKPADELQSFTQLPQQALKSDDNQIKLFKYWALARCGATLSKQAGSAALEEDWSNTAAAYLEYSTVPLEANEAAQALVDKFLKTTTRSGSTGGSYESMKCIDLFNSKELDVLAGQYIKK, encoded by the coding sequence ATGAACAGCAGACGATATTTTGCAGCGGCACTGTGTGCCATTGGCTTGATGACCAGCAGTGCGGTTCATGCAGCCGACGCGGCCAAGCCGGCCGACGAGCTGCAATCGTTTACCCAACTGCCCCAGCAAGCGCTCAAAAGCGACGATAACCAGATCAAACTGTTCAAATACTGGGCGCTGGCCCGTTGTGGCGCAACGCTAAGCAAACAGGCTGGCAGCGCGGCACTGGAAGAAGACTGGAGCAACACAGCAGCCGCCTACCTGGAATACTCCACTGTGCCCCTTGAAGCCAATGAAGCTGCCCAGGCCCTTGTTGACAAATTCCTCAAGACAACCACGCGCAGCGGCTCGACGGGTGGCAGCTATGAATCGATGAAATGCATTGATCTGTTCAACAGCAAGGAACTGGACGTACTGGCCGGTCAATATATAAAAAAGTAA
- a CDS encoding FadR/GntR family transcriptional regulator, translated as MQQPFPLVQKRSDKILDLLRERLTQQDAIQGSRLPPERSLAAELNVSRRVLREALQKLEEDGLIQRTPGRGTVIVDLSQATPNPGAVDIRQYTSPVELMDARFALEPAIAAIAAAHATSRDIDEMRRCIEQSQNVIADHREWEKWDGAMHAAIGRATHNDLLVRFFDMLTAAREQTAWGRLRKASLTPERQLLYIHQHTLIVTAIEERSPEQAAQAMRQHLTTVRRTMFDQLDEHDLK; from the coding sequence ATGCAACAACCCTTTCCCCTGGTACAGAAGCGCTCAGACAAAATATTGGATCTGCTGCGTGAACGGCTTACTCAGCAGGATGCAATCCAGGGCTCACGCCTGCCGCCGGAGCGTAGCCTGGCAGCCGAACTTAACGTGAGCCGGCGAGTGCTTCGCGAAGCCTTGCAAAAACTTGAAGAAGACGGACTGATTCAGCGAACGCCGGGACGTGGTACGGTCATCGTGGACTTGTCTCAAGCAACGCCTAACCCTGGGGCTGTTGATATTCGGCAATATACCAGTCCGGTAGAGTTGATGGACGCACGCTTTGCTTTGGAGCCGGCCATTGCCGCCATTGCGGCAGCACATGCCACATCGCGCGATATCGATGAAATGCGCCGGTGTATCGAACAGAGCCAGAACGTTATCGCTGATCACAGGGAGTGGGAGAAATGGGATGGCGCCATGCATGCCGCAATCGGTCGTGCGACGCATAATGATCTGCTTGTGCGGTTTTTCGATATGCTGACAGCAGCGCGTGAACAGACGGCCTGGGGACGGTTGCGCAAGGCATCGTTGACCCCGGAACGTCAGTTGCTATACATTCATCAACATACCCTTATCGTGACGGCTATTGAAGAGCGAAGCCCGGAGCAAGCCGCGCAGGCCATGCGTCAGCACTTGACGACAGTGCGCCGGACCATGTTCGATCAACTGGACGAACATGACCTGAAGTAA
- a CDS encoding Bug family tripartite tricarboxylate transporter substrate binding protein: MMLSPVLHSLVAIKTLLRSFCCASLLLVFFFPMPAQSAYPDRPIQIIISFPPAGATDVLTRAIGNQLSRELGQPVVVENRPARGGAIGLTAGARATPNGYTLYLAATSNQAIAAAVYRDQAANLIEDFVPIGLVGSVPHALVVPTILPVKSIPELIAYIKAKPRAYNFASQGVGTLSHLEGELFKAQNGLDITHVPYKGSVQALPDVVNGLSVMMFDSVTGSMPLVKGNKLKILAVASAKRISLLPDVPTLTEAGAKKSLIAGNMFGLFAPKGVPAEIISALSAALERSLKEPKLISTMAAQARS; encoded by the coding sequence ATGATGTTATCCCCAGTATTGCATTCGTTGGTCGCGATCAAGACATTGCTTCGTTCATTTTGCTGCGCAAGCCTTCTGCTTGTATTTTTTTTCCCCATGCCAGCCCAATCGGCCTATCCTGATCGCCCGATACAAATCATTATTTCATTTCCGCCGGCCGGTGCAACCGATGTACTGACCCGGGCCATCGGCAATCAGCTATCCCGCGAGCTTGGGCAACCGGTAGTTGTAGAAAACCGTCCCGCGCGCGGTGGCGCCATCGGCCTGACGGCAGGCGCCCGGGCAACACCCAACGGGTACACCCTGTATCTGGCGGCGACATCCAACCAGGCCATTGCAGCGGCTGTTTACCGGGACCAGGCGGCCAACCTCATTGAAGATTTTGTTCCAATCGGTCTGGTTGGATCGGTTCCTCATGCACTGGTCGTCCCTACGATCCTGCCCGTCAAATCCATCCCGGAACTCATCGCATATATAAAGGCAAAACCCCGTGCCTACAATTTCGCTTCGCAAGGTGTAGGCACACTTTCACACCTGGAAGGGGAGCTCTTCAAGGCACAAAACGGACTTGATATTACACACGTACCTTACAAAGGTAGTGTTCAGGCTTTACCCGATGTGGTCAATGGCCTTTCCGTCATGATGTTCGATAGCGTGACAGGATCCATGCCATTGGTCAAAGGCAACAAGCTCAAAATCCTTGCCGTGGCTTCCGCCAAACGCATTAGCCTGCTTCCGGATGTTCCCACGCTCACCGAGGCTGGCGCAAAAAAAAGCCTGATTGCAGGAAATATGTTCGGCCTGTTCGCTCCGAAAGGCGTTCCGGCCGAGATCATCAGTGCATTATCGGCTGCGCTTGAGCGCAGCCTGAAAGAGCCGAAACTGATCAGCACAATGGCGGCCCAGGCGCGGAGTTAA
- the cueR gene encoding Cu(I)-responsive transcriptional regulator codes for MNIGEVSAATGVSAKMIRYYEKIGLINAVNRSDAGYRQYTVQDQRMLAFIRRARELGFSLERIKTLIGLWEDTSRHSADVRQLARQYIGELDEDIAKLRSIRNELAYLADHCHGDNRPDCPIIERLAQGVDDFDVFPAVGMCAKVNMQVHRHRSLAVA; via the coding sequence ATGAATATTGGAGAAGTGTCGGCAGCCACCGGTGTGAGCGCCAAGATGATTCGCTATTATGAAAAAATCGGCCTGATTAACGCTGTTAACCGCAGCGATGCGGGCTATCGGCAATATACGGTCCAGGACCAGCGCATGCTCGCCTTCATTCGGCGGGCTCGCGAACTGGGGTTTTCGCTTGAACGTATCAAAACCCTGATTGGCCTGTGGGAGGACACCTCGCGACACAGCGCCGATGTGCGGCAACTGGCGCGCCAGTATATTGGCGAGCTGGATGAGGACATTGCCAAATTGCGTTCCATACGTAATGAGCTGGCCTATCTGGCCGATCATTGCCACGGTGACAATCGGCCTGATTGCCCCATTATTGAAAGGCTGGCGCAGGGGGTAGATGACTTTGATGTATTTCCCGCAGTGGGCATGTGTGCTAAAGTAAACATGCAGGTGCATCGGCACCGGTCGCTGGCTGTTGCGTGA
- a CDS encoding sulfite exporter TauE/SafE family protein: MQYNMETIALFTLAILASGIVAGLIAGLLGVGGGIVLVPVLYYLFTLLLVDESIRMHMAVGTSLSTIVATAASSTRAHLAKGSIDIGLLKSWGPWLLCGAIIGMSVFSAIDSSALSFVFGSVALLVAVYMLFAKEPTTETTDKFPRGVARGVLGLIVGGVSSIMGIGGGTLSVPILSIFKYPMRRAVGTAAAIGLLISIPGAIGALLSGFGNPDLPPFSIGFVNLLAFVILVPVTGFVAPFGARIAHTIKPRYLRCAFAVFLLFNSLNMFLSAI; this comes from the coding sequence ATGCAATACAATATGGAGACTATTGCCTTATTCACGCTCGCAATATTGGCATCGGGCATTGTTGCCGGACTGATTGCCGGGCTGCTGGGGGTGGGTGGCGGCATTGTGCTCGTCCCTGTGCTGTACTATTTGTTTACCCTGCTGCTGGTTGATGAGTCGATTCGCATGCATATGGCAGTTGGTACCTCGTTAAGCACCATTGTTGCGACGGCGGCCTCATCCACCCGGGCTCATCTGGCCAAGGGGTCAATTGATATTGGCTTGCTCAAAAGTTGGGGGCCCTGGTTGCTATGTGGCGCCATAATCGGGATGAGTGTTTTTAGCGCAATTGATTCGAGTGCTTTGTCGTTTGTCTTTGGGTCTGTTGCGCTTCTTGTTGCTGTATATATGCTTTTTGCCAAAGAGCCTACGACAGAAACAACAGATAAATTTCCCAGGGGCGTTGCACGTGGCGTGTTGGGTTTGATCGTGGGAGGCGTGTCTTCGATCATGGGGATTGGCGGTGGAACGTTGAGTGTTCCCATATTGAGTATTTTCAAGTATCCGATGCGCCGTGCCGTAGGCACTGCTGCTGCTATTGGGTTGCTGATTTCAATACCGGGTGCGATAGGTGCATTGCTAAGCGGGTTCGGGAATCCAGATCTGCCACCGTTCAGTATTGGTTTTGTTAATTTGCTGGCGTTCGTTATTCTGGTGCCCGTGACAGGATTTGTCGCTCCTTTCGGTGCCCGAATCGCGCACACGATCAAGCCAAGGTATTTGCGCTGCGCCTTTGCGGTCTTTTTGTTGTTCAATTCATTAAATATGTTCTTAAGCGCGATCTGA